Part of the Leptospiraceae bacterium genome, TATACCGTAGTGAGAATAATGAACGTCACGAACTTCGAAACCTGCTCTATCGCGAGAAAGACCTCCAGGACCTAACGCATTTAATCTTCTCTTATGAGTTAACTCAGCAAGTGGATTTGTTTGATCCATGAACTGTGATAATTGAGAAGATCCGAAAAATTCATTTACAACGGCAGTTACGGGTTTAATGGAAATTAATAATTGGGGAGTTTGTTGTTCAATTTCTTGAACAGTCATTCTTTCTTTGATAACTCTTTCCACACGAGAAAAACCAAGTTTTAATTGATTGGAAAGTAATTCACCAACAGATCTAACACGTCTATTTCCTAAATGGTCAATATCATCATGGTAGTAGTTTTCTACTTCGGACATGAGCATGACTAGATAGCGAACTGTTTCCATAATATCTTCTGGACGAAGAGTTCTGTTATCACAGTTAGTAAATTCTTTTGGTTTATGAAATTCAAATTTGCTATTAATTTTATAACGACCCACTTTTCCTAAATCAAATGTTTTAGGAGAGAAGAAAAGTCTCTTGAGCTCTGATTCTGCATTTTCAATTGTAGAAGGCTCACCCGGACGCATAATCATGTGTAACTTCTTGATTGCTTCTTCGTAGTCGTTTACACCGTCTTTTTCTAGACAGTTGATGATGATGGAATTATCCTTTCCATTTGGGAAATCAATTACATTGACTTCTTTGACTTTCATCTCTTTGAGAATATCAATATTATCCTCATTGATCTTAGAGCCAGCTTCGAGCATTACTTCACCATTCTCGAAATTTATAATATCAGAAATAGTTCTTCTACCGATTACTTTTTTTAATTCTTTCGGAGAAGCACCGTAGATTTTTACTTTTGAGGAAGAGTAAAATAATTTTAATACATCTTCATTGAGTCCGACTTTGAGAGCTTTTAATAAAAGAGTTGCTGGAAATTTTTTCTTTCTGTCAATCTTTGCAACAAGGATTCCCTTATTGTCGATTTCAAACTCTAACCAGGAACCACGATAAGGAATCACACGTGCTGAATAAGTTGATTTAACTTGATCGTAAGCGAAAAAAATACCAGGCGATCTATGTAACTGACTAACTACAACACGCTCTGCTCCGTTGATGATAAAAGTTCCTTGGTCAGTCATGATAGGCAAATCGCCCATGTACACAACTTGCTCTCTTATCTCACCGGTCTCTTTAATAATTAATCGGATAACAGATTTTAACGGAAGTGCATAACTTGAATCAGTGTCTTTGCATTCCTGTTGATCTCTTCTTCTCTCTCCAAGAATATAATGACTGTATTCCATGATGACGTCACCATTCGGACTCTCAATCGGAAAAGTCTCTTGAAACACTGCCTCCAGGCCCTGATTTTTACGTTTGGTTGGGTCTTTTACGTCTGCTTGTAAAAACCAATCAAAGGATTTTTTTTGAATCTGAATTAAATTAGGAAGAAAGTCAAGATTCGTAATTTTACCAAAGTTTACCCTTTTGCGTTCATTATGAGTAATCATTAAAATTTAAACTCCTGGAGTGTGAGCCTTTCGGCTTATTAAGAAATATAAAATAAGATAGAAAATATAATACCGCCTAATACAAATTATCTCATACTAGAAAATACAAATTTGCTATCCAAGTTCAGGGGAGAAAAAAAATTAAAACCACGAAGTGCGCGAAGAACGCGAAGAGTAAAAATTCTTACAGAATTAACTTCGTGACCTTCGTGCTCTCTGCGGTTAATTATCTTTTCTCATTTCCCTACGAAAATAAGATTTGCTTAGTAGAAATTATTTTTTAATTTCTACTTGAGCACCAACTTCTTCTAATTTCTTTTTGATTGTATTAGCTTCATCAGGGGAAATACCTTCTTTAACTGCTTTTCCACCTGCTTCAACTAGGTCTTTTGCTTCTTTTAAGCCTAGACCGGTAATTTCACGAACCGCTTTGATCACGTCGATCTTTTTATCACCATGTGCTTTTAAGATAACACTAACTTCAGTTGGCTCTTCTACAACAGGAGCTCCTCCTCCGCCACCACCTGCAACCATTACTGGGGCTGCAGCAGAGATACCAAACTTAGCTTCCATAGCTTTTACTAGTTCAGCCGCCTGAACCAAAGTAAGATTTCCGATTTGCTCTAATAAACTTTCTGTTGACATGTTTTCTCCTTGTCGTCTTTAAAAATTGTTATACTAAACGTTTTAATATTAGCTTTGCGCCTAATTAAAAAAAGCGGTCACTGAGTGATTTTCATTCCCATGAAAATTGCATCGAAGTGACGACTATTTGGTGTCCTATTACTCGGCTGCTGGTGCTTCTGCTGCTCCACCTGCGTTCTTTTCTGCAACAGCGTTGATTGCTCTTGCGAGAGTAGACATTACATTGTTCATACCGAATGCGATTTCTGTGAGGAGTTCTTCTCTTGATGGAAGTCCTGCGATTCCTTCAACACCCTTTGTATCAAGAACTGCTCCATCAAAGAAGCCGCCCTTCATAACTAGGTTTTCATTTCCCTTTGCAAAGTCTTTACAAATCTTTGCTACGGTTGGTAAATTGTCTTTAGAAAAGATTGCTGCTAACGGACCCTTGTAGCCTGCACCAAAATCAATATTCTGAGAAGAATGATTAGAAGATTCTTTCAATGCTCTAAGAAATAAATTGTTCTTTAGAACTTTCATTTCAGAGCCTTCTTTTCTTAGATTTGCTCTAAGATCAGTCATATGCTTTACAGTTAAACCACTGTAAGCCGCTAATATAAAATTAGGCTTAGCTTCTAATTTTGATTTTAATTCAGCTACTGCTGCGATGTTTTCTTGATTTGCCATGATATATTTCTCTCTTTCTTAAATAACAGAATTTGCTAATTCTTTAGAATCTACTTTTACACCAATACCCATTGTTGCACTGACTGCAAAATTCTTTAGATAATCCCCTTTTGCATCAGAAGGACGATCTTTGAATAAAGTAGCAACTACCGCAGTTATGTTTTCGATTAACTTTTGTTTGTCGAAAGATACCTTACCAACACCAAGATGAATCACTCCACCTTTGTCTGGACGATATTCTATTTTACCACTTTTGAGTTCTGTAACAGCTTTGATAACATCATTTGTAACAGTTCCAGCTTTTGGTTTAGGCATTAAGCCTTTACGACCAAGAACAGGACCTAACTTACCAACTTCTTTCATCATATCAGGTGTAGCAACGCAAGCGTCGAAATCAGTCCATCCACCAGCTACTTTTGCAATCAAGTCCATATCGCCAACAAACTCTGCTCCAGCAGATTTTGCTTCGGCTTGTTTTTCCCCTTTGCAAAATACTAGAACACGAACAGTCTTTCCAGTTCCGTGAGGAAGAGAAACTGTTCCACGAATGTTTTGTAAGCTTTTGTAATTTACTTGGGTTGCAATTTCGATAGAGCCATCAAATTTTGTGTAAGATGTTTCTTTAGCAAGACCAACTGCGTCAGTTAGATTATATAACTTTTCTCTGTTTACTTTATCTTTTAGTGCTTTGTATTTTTTACCGCGTTTCATAATTACCTACTTTTAAAATTAGCCTGCTACAGTTACGCCCATTGAGCGACATGTGCCTGCGATGATATTCACTGCTGCATTTAGATCATTTGCATTTAAATCTGCTTGCTTGGTCTTTGCAATTTCTTCTAATTGTTTTCTTGTAATGGTTCCCACTTTAGTTACGTGTGGTGTTCCCGATCCAGATTCAATTCCGATTGCTTTTTTAACTAAAAGGGCAGCCGGTGGGGACTTGGTCACGAAGGTAAAACTTTTATCACTGAATACACTGATTACAACTGGAAGCTTCATTCCAATCTGTGTTTTAGTTTTCTCATTGAATTGTTTACAAAATTCCATGATATTCAGACCTGCTTGACCTAATGCTGGTCCAACAGGAGGGGCTGGATTTGCTTTCCCTGCCTCTACTTGTAATTTAATCTGTTTAACAAATTTTTTAGCTGCCATTTTAATAGAAATCCTTACTTAAAATAAATTTTAACTTTTTCCTACTTGTAAAAAATCCAATTCTACTGGTGTAGAGCGTCCAAAGATTTCCACCTTGACACGGAGTCTTCCCTTATCAGGAAATATCTCATCTACTACCCCACTGAAATTTGCGAATGGTCCATCCACAATTTTCAAGGTTTCCCCGACATTGAAAAGAAGTCGAGGCTTTGTGCTTTCTTCTGACTTAACGTCACCCATTTCATTGAAGAGGTTTTTGATCTCCTCTAGTGTAAGTGGCTCAGGCACTTTGTTTCCTACAAAAGTAGAAACAGAAGGCAGGTTTTGAACCCTAAACTGAGTATCTGGATCCATGTCCATTTCAATCAGAACATAACCAGGCATTAGTTTTTTCTTGGTGATAGTTTTTTTGCCGTTGCGCATTTCTGCAACTTCCATAGTAGGAATTTTGATTTGGGTAATCTTTTCCTCTAGAGAATGCTGGGCTACCATCTTCTCGATGTTGGTCTTGACTTTGTTTTCATGACCAGAATAAACTTGTAATGCGTACCACTTTATTGCCATAATTTCTAAACCTATTAACCCGAAAGACTCCAAAACCATTTGAGGAGTCTTACAAATAGAGAATCAGACACAAAAAGGAACATGGAAAACACTACGACCGTTCCCAATACGACCATTGTAGAGTTGATAACTTCTTCTCTAGAAGGCCACTGTACTTTTTGTAGTTCTGCTCTACACTCTTGTAAAAATGTTATTGCTTTCATAATAATTACTCTATACTTTCTTGCCACTTGGCAGGCCCGGAGAGAATCGAACTCCCACCAAGGACTTTGGAGATCCTAGTTCTACCATTAAACTACAGGCCTAACTCAAACTAACACAGCCCTCTGCCAGGCTTGAACTGGCGACCCCTTCCTTACCATGGAAGTGCTCTACCACTGAGCTAAGAGGGCAAGACTAGCCTTCTAACTGACTAATAATAGCCCGAAATATCAGTTTTTTTGAAGTAGGTTTAAAGTCAACCCATAAGATACATAGTTGCGATAAAAAATCCTTGTTTTTTAAATCAAGTTCTTTTATATATACTGCCAAAGACAAACTTTCTTGCCACAGAGGCACATTATGCTGCGCCCCAAAGAAGTAGCATTGAGTTTGACACAGAGAGGGTGATGTGGTTGTTACCGTAGAATTTATAAAGGTATTAAAAAACTCATAATTACTCAAAATTTAAAAATGAGATTTAACTTTAAAACTAGTTCGAAATGACAGAAAAAGCTCTTTTCCTCAAAGGCTCTGTAGCAAAAACTTATATGAAAATACAGTTAGATAAATTAAAAGCGGGAACGATTTTAGATGGAAAGATCACGAGAGAAGATGGAAGTGTTCTTTTCCCCAACCGAACTGTAATCACAAAAGATATTTTAAAAAAACTAAAAGCAGAAAATATCCAGGCAATTGATTTCTTTCCACTGCAAGAAAAAGCAAAGGTGACAGACCAAGAAAAAAGAGAAGATGAAAATCTAGATAGAATCGTAGATGGGTTTCACTATGGAGGCATTACAAAAGAAGTAATCAAAGAATCAATTGCAAGCTTTCGAAGTATTACGTTTAACCTACTGAATGGAAATGATTCGATTGACTTTGACTCGTGTAAAAATTCTATCATTGCAATCTACGAGCAAATCAAAACTAACCCCTCCGCATTAATCAATCTACTCGATATTAAAAATCATGATGACTACACTTTCTGTCACTCAATCAATGTAGGAATCATATCGCTCGCACTAGCGCAAAAGATGGGTTATCCCGACCAAGAAGTAAAACTAATAGGACTCGGCGGATTCTTACACGATATAGGAAAAATTGCAATCCCTGCAAGTCTAATCAATAAGACAACCGTTCTTTCAGAAGAAGAAAAACGGATCATGAAGTCTCACCCCTCCCACTCCTATCGAATCATGAAGCTTGACAAAAATCTAAATCGCAGAATTGTAAATATGGCTTATGAGCACCACGAGAGATTTGATGGAAAAGGATACCCACTTGGAATATCAGGAGACAAGCTCGACGACTACTCTGTAATAGTCGCACTCGCTGACGTTTACGACGCATTAACCACTGTGAGATCTTATAAGCCTGCCTTCTCACCAGAAGAATCAATACAGGTAATCGAAACCTATACAGGCACACACTTCGCACCCCGTATCGCTGAAAAATTCATTTATGATATTCAAAACTCTCTAGCGGCTAAGAGCCAATTAACCAAAGGTTCTCTCGTATTACTCTCCACTAACGAACTCGCTCAAATTCTCCAATACAAAACAAACCCGGACGGAGCAGATATTATCGTTCAACTCTTAACAGATGGAAAAAACAGTCGTCTCAGAAAACCAATTCGAATCAATATAAAAGGCGATGTAACAAGAACAATCAAACGCGGTGTAAAAACTTCTGAATTAGACGGGGATAGTCTAAGAGTGAATTTGACTAAGTCTACTAGTTTATAGGGATTAGCCGCTCTTCCAAAGGAATTAGAATGATTGCTCCCAAAGTTCTTTGTTGTTTTTTCTGTAATAGTTTCATGGTCTTCATAATATA contains:
- a CDS encoding HD-GYP domain-containing protein: MTEKALFLKGSVAKTYMKIQLDKLKAGTILDGKITREDGSVLFPNRTVITKDILKKLKAENIQAIDFFPLQEKAKVTDQEKREDENLDRIVDGFHYGGITKEVIKESIASFRSITFNLLNGNDSIDFDSCKNSIIAIYEQIKTNPSALINLLDIKNHDDYTFCHSINVGIISLALAQKMGYPDQEVKLIGLGGFLHDIGKIAIPASLINKTTVLSEEEKRIMKSHPSHSYRIMKLDKNLNRRIVNMAYEHHERFDGKGYPLGISGDKLDDYSVIVALADVYDALTTVRSYKPAFSPEESIQVIETYTGTHFAPRIAEKFIYDIQNSLAAKSQLTKGSLVLLSTNELAQILQYKTNPDGADIIVQLLTDGKNSRLRKPIRINIKGDVTRTIKRGVKTSELDGDSLRVNLTKSTSL
- the secE gene encoding preprotein translocase subunit SecE — protein: MKAITFLQECRAELQKVQWPSREEVINSTMVVLGTVVVFSMFLFVSDSLFVRLLKWFWSLSG
- a CDS encoding 50S ribosomal protein L1, whose translation is MKRGKKYKALKDKVNREKLYNLTDAVGLAKETSYTKFDGSIEIATQVNYKSLQNIRGTVSLPHGTGKTVRVLVFCKGEKQAEAKSAGAEFVGDMDLIAKVAGGWTDFDACVATPDMMKEVGKLGPVLGRKGLMPKPKAGTVTNDVIKAVTELKSGKIEYRPDKGGVIHLGVGKVSFDKQKLIENITAVVATLFKDRPSDAKGDYLKNFAVSATMGIGVKVDSKELANSVI
- the rplL gene encoding 50S ribosomal protein L7/L12 — protein: MSTESLLEQIGNLTLVQAAELVKAMEAKFGISAAAPVMVAGGGGGGAPVVEEPTEVSVILKAHGDKKIDVIKAVREITGLGLKEAKDLVEAGGKAVKEGISPDEANTIKKKLEEVGAQVEIKK
- a CDS encoding 50S ribosomal protein L10, giving the protein MANQENIAAVAELKSKLEAKPNFILAAYSGLTVKHMTDLRANLRKEGSEMKVLKNNLFLRALKESSNHSSQNIDFGAGYKGPLAAIFSKDNLPTVAKICKDFAKGNENLVMKGGFFDGAVLDTKGVEGIAGLPSREELLTEIAFGMNNVMSTLARAINAVAEKNAGGAAEAPAAE
- the rplK gene encoding 50S ribosomal protein L11, whose translation is MAAKKFVKQIKLQVEAGKANPAPPVGPALGQAGLNIMEFCKQFNEKTKTQIGMKLPVVISVFSDKSFTFVTKSPPAALLVKKAIGIESGSGTPHVTKVGTITRKQLEEIAKTKQADLNANDLNAAVNIIAGTCRSMGVTVAG
- the nusG gene encoding transcription termination/antitermination factor NusG, which produces MMAIKWYALQVYSGHENKVKTNIEKMVAQHSLEEKITQIKIPTMEVAEMRNGKKTITKKKLMPGYVLIEMDMDPDTQFRVQNLPSVSTFVGNKVPEPLTLEEIKNLFNEMGDVKSEESTKPRLLFNVGETLKIVDGPFANFSGVVDEIFPDKGRLRVKVEIFGRSTPVELDFLQVGKS